A stretch of the Azorhizobium caulinodans ORS 571 genome encodes the following:
- a CDS encoding thiamine pyrophosphate-binding protein, with product MSEPKPRTGGQLIVDQLKAQGVERITCVPGESYLAVLDALHDAAIDVLVCRNEGGAAMMADAYGKLTGRPGICFVTRGPGATNASHGLHIAAQDSTPLILFVGQVERGMREREAFQELDYRGAFGSIAKWAVEIDDPARIPEIVARAFRVAMQGRPGPVVIALPEDVLIETASVPDAPYVAPAESYPHPADMARFAELLEGAERPLMILGGSRWTDEAQAGLIAFSERYSLPVATSFRRGHLFPSDHPNYAGDVGIGPNPKLAKRVKEADVLILLGARMSEMPSSSYTLIDIPAPRQRLVHIHPGAEELGKVYQPEIAIEASPAGFAKALADLSPGQTPRWAQDTATAHSDYLAWTETPATLPGAFQYGEAMLHLRNTLPPEAIVCNGAGNYATWLHRYYRLRKRGTQLAPTSGSMGYGVPAAIMAKRHKPDVPVVAFAGDGCFLMNGQEFATAVQYGIPLIVVVVDNGMYGTIRMHQEREYPGRISATKLKNPDFAAYARAFGGHGETVERTEDFAPAFARAQASGLPAILHCKLDPEAITPATTLTAIRTAALERQAQ from the coding sequence ATGAGCGAGCCGAAGCCCCGCACCGGCGGTCAGCTGATCGTGGACCAGCTCAAGGCGCAGGGCGTCGAGCGCATCACCTGCGTGCCCGGCGAGAGCTATCTGGCCGTGTTGGACGCGCTGCATGATGCGGCCATCGACGTGCTGGTGTGCCGCAACGAGGGCGGCGCGGCCATGATGGCGGATGCCTATGGCAAGCTCACCGGCCGTCCCGGCATCTGCTTCGTCACCCGTGGCCCCGGCGCCACCAATGCCTCCCACGGCCTGCACATCGCGGCGCAGGATTCCACGCCCCTCATCCTGTTCGTGGGGCAGGTGGAGCGCGGGATGCGCGAGCGCGAGGCGTTCCAGGAGCTGGATTATCGCGGCGCCTTCGGCTCCATCGCCAAATGGGCGGTGGAGATCGACGATCCCGCCCGCATCCCGGAGATCGTCGCCCGCGCCTTCCGCGTGGCCATGCAGGGCCGTCCCGGTCCGGTGGTCATCGCGCTGCCCGAGGACGTGCTGATCGAGACCGCCAGCGTCCCCGATGCGCCTTATGTGGCGCCCGCGGAGAGCTATCCGCATCCGGCCGACATGGCCCGCTTCGCCGAACTGCTGGAAGGCGCCGAGCGCCCGCTCATGATCCTCGGCGGCAGCCGCTGGACCGATGAGGCGCAGGCCGGCCTCATCGCCTTCTCCGAGCGCTATAGCCTGCCGGTCGCCACCTCCTTCCGGCGCGGCCACCTTTTCCCCTCCGACCATCCCAATTATGCGGGCGACGTGGGCATCGGCCCCAATCCGAAGCTCGCCAAGCGCGTGAAGGAAGCGGACGTCCTCATCCTGCTCGGCGCCCGCATGTCGGAGATGCCGTCCTCCTCCTACACGCTCATCGACATTCCGGCCCCGCGCCAGCGCCTCGTGCACATCCATCCGGGCGCGGAGGAACTGGGCAAGGTCTATCAGCCTGAGATCGCCATCGAGGCCTCGCCCGCCGGTTTCGCAAAGGCGCTGGCGGACCTTTCACCCGGCCAGACGCCCCGCTGGGCGCAGGACACGGCGACCGCGCATTCCGATTATCTCGCCTGGACCGAGACGCCCGCCACGCTGCCCGGCGCCTTCCAGTATGGCGAAGCCATGCTCCATCTGCGCAACACGCTGCCGCCCGAGGCCATCGTGTGCAACGGCGCCGGCAATTACGCCACCTGGCTCCATCGCTACTATCGCCTGCGCAAGCGGGGCACGCAGCTCGCGCCGACCTCGGGCTCCATGGGCTATGGCGTGCCGGCCGCCATCATGGCCAAGCGCCACAAGCCGGACGTGCCGGTGGTCGCCTTTGCGGGCGATGGCTGCTTCCTCATGAACGGGCAGGAGTTCGCCACCGCCGTCCAGTATGGCATCCCGCTCATCGTGGTGGTGGTGGACAATGGCATGTACGGCACCATCCGCATGCACCAGGAACGCGAATATCCCGGTCGCATCTCGGCGACCAAGCTGAAGAATCCGGACTTCGCCGCTTATGCCCGCGCCTTCGGCGGCCATGGCGAGACGGTGGAACGTACCGAGGACTTCGCCCCCGCCTTCGCCCGCGCGCAGGCGAGCGGCCTGCCGGCCATCCTGCATTGCAAGCTCGATCCCGAGGCGATCACCCCGGCCACCACGCTCACCGCCATCCGCACCGCGGCGCTGGAGCGGCAGGCGCAATAG
- a CDS encoding L-piperidine-6-carboxylate dehydrogenase, which produces MSTFPRPGTLAAEARALLDRLGVPAAALSGSLSVRSPLTGETIASIAETDAAGATAAIGQAHEAFLAWRAIPGPRRGELVRLLGEELRASKADLGRLVTIEAGKITSEGLGEVQEMIDICDYAVGLSRQLQGLTIATERPDHRMMETWHPIGVVGVISAFNFPVAVWSWNAALAFVCGDSVVWKPSEKTPLTALAVQAIFEKACARFGGVPAGLSTLLIGGKAVGEALVDDKRVPVVSATGSTAMGRAVGPRLAARFARPILELGGNNAAIVCPSADLDLAVRAIAFAAMGTAGQRCTTLRRLIVHESIYDALLARLKPAYASVKVGDPGAEGTLIGPLVDAAAFAGMQRALEAAKAQGGTVTGGARVTAEGLPEAYYVRPALVEMPGQTEVVKEETFAPILYVMRYSDFDAAIALQNDVPQGLSSSIFTNDLREAERFVSVTGSDCGIANVNIGPSGAEIGGAFGGEKETGGGREAGSDSWKAYMRRATNTVNYGRTLPLAQGVTFDVG; this is translated from the coding sequence ATGTCCACTTTTCCCCGCCCCGGCACCCTTGCCGCGGAAGCCCGCGCGCTGCTCGACCGCCTCGGCGTGCCCGCCGCCGCCCTCTCCGGTTCCCTGTCCGTCCGCTCGCCGCTGACCGGCGAGACCATTGCCTCCATCGCCGAGACCGATGCCGCCGGCGCCACCGCCGCCATCGGGCAGGCGCATGAGGCCTTCCTCGCCTGGCGCGCCATTCCCGGCCCGCGCCGGGGCGAGCTGGTGCGCCTGCTGGGCGAGGAACTGCGCGCGTCCAAGGCCGATCTCGGCCGCCTCGTCACCATCGAGGCCGGCAAGATCACCTCCGAGGGCCTCGGCGAAGTACAGGAGATGATCGACATCTGCGATTATGCGGTCGGCCTCTCCCGCCAGCTTCAGGGCCTCACCATCGCCACCGAGCGCCCGGACCATCGCATGATGGAGACGTGGCACCCCATCGGCGTGGTGGGCGTCATCTCCGCCTTCAACTTCCCTGTGGCCGTGTGGTCGTGGAACGCCGCGCTCGCCTTCGTCTGCGGCGACAGCGTGGTGTGGAAGCCCTCCGAGAAGACCCCGCTCACGGCGCTGGCCGTGCAGGCCATCTTCGAGAAGGCATGCGCCCGCTTTGGCGGCGTGCCGGCCGGTCTCTCCACGTTGCTCATCGGCGGCAAGGCGGTGGGTGAGGCGCTGGTGGATGACAAGCGGGTGCCCGTCGTCTCCGCCACCGGCTCGACCGCCATGGGCCGCGCCGTCGGCCCTCGGCTCGCGGCCCGTTTCGCGCGTCCGATCCTCGAACTCGGCGGCAACAATGCCGCCATTGTCTGCCCGAGCGCGGACCTCGATCTCGCGGTGCGCGCCATTGCCTTCGCCGCCATGGGCACCGCCGGCCAGCGCTGCACCACGCTGCGGAGGCTCATCGTGCACGAGAGCATTTATGACGCGCTGCTGGCGCGCCTGAAGCCCGCCTATGCCTCCGTGAAGGTGGGTGACCCCGGCGCGGAAGGCACGCTCATCGGCCCGCTGGTCGATGCCGCCGCTTTCGCGGGCATGCAGCGGGCGCTGGAGGCGGCCAAGGCACAGGGCGGCACCGTCACCGGCGGCGCGCGCGTGACGGCCGAGGGCCTGCCGGAGGCCTATTATGTGCGCCCGGCGCTGGTGGAGATGCCCGGCCAGACCGAGGTGGTGAAGGAAGAGACCTTCGCCCCCATCCTCTATGTGATGCGCTACAGCGACTTCGATGCGGCGATCGCGCTCCAGAACGACGTGCCGCAGGGCCTCTCCTCGTCCATTTTCACCAACGACCTGCGCGAGGCGGAGCGTTTCGTCTCGGTGACGGGTTCGGACTGCGGCATCGCCAATGTGAACATCGGCCCCTCGGGCGCCGAGATCGGCGGCGCGTTCGGCGGCGAGAAGGAGACGGGCGGCGGCCGCGAGGCAGGCTCGGATTCCTGGAAGGCCTACATGCGCCGGGCCACCAACACCGTGAATTACGGCCGCACCCTGCCGCTGGCGCAGGGCGTGACCTTCGACGTGGGCTGA
- a CDS encoding LysR family transcriptional regulator produces the protein MSFRNDRVRHRFLPSISTLTAFEAAARHQSFSRAAAELHLTQGAVSRQIRHLEEQIGLDLFERVRQRVVLTDGGRLYLAEIRPLLQALSDATQRAMTYAGGAGSIQLAVLPTFATRWLMPRLPDFLARFPDITINFISRIAPFDFAAEPLDAAIHYGDPVWPGAICEHLMDEEVVPVCSPAFRDRHALDRPERLAGVVLLQQTTRPHLWDEWLALAGASHPSPFRGPRFEQFTMIAEAAAAGLGVGLVPRFFVEEEVAQGRLVLPFDRPMCSDKAYYVVYPEAKAGGGAVTAFARWIVAAAHAAPQPPSA, from the coding sequence ATGAGCTTTCGGAATGATCGCGTGCGCCATCGCTTCCTGCCGTCCATTTCCACCCTCACGGCCTTCGAGGCGGCGGCGCGGCATCAGTCCTTCTCCCGCGCGGCGGCCGAACTGCACCTGACCCAGGGCGCGGTGAGCCGGCAGATCCGTCATCTGGAGGAGCAGATCGGGCTCGACCTGTTCGAGCGCGTGCGCCAGCGCGTGGTGCTGACCGATGGAGGGCGGCTCTATCTCGCGGAGATCCGGCCGCTGCTCCAGGCGCTTTCGGACGCCACACAGCGGGCCATGACCTATGCGGGCGGCGCCGGCAGCATCCAGCTTGCGGTGCTCCCCACCTTCGCCACCCGCTGGCTGATGCCGCGGCTGCCGGACTTCCTCGCCCGCTTCCCGGACATCACCATCAATTTCATCTCGCGCATCGCGCCCTTCGACTTCGCCGCCGAGCCGCTCGATGCCGCCATCCATTACGGCGATCCGGTCTGGCCCGGAGCCATCTGCGAGCATCTGATGGACGAGGAGGTGGTGCCGGTATGCAGTCCCGCCTTCCGGGACCGCCACGCGCTCGACCGGCCGGAGCGGCTGGCGGGCGTCGTCCTCCTGCAACAGACCACGCGGCCGCATCTGTGGGACGAATGGCTGGCCTTGGCGGGGGCGAGCCACCCCTCCCCTTTCCGCGGCCCGCGCTTCGAGCAGTTCACCATGATCGCGGAGGCGGCCGCCGCCGGGCTTGGCGTCGGGCTGGTGCCGCGCTTCTTCGTGGAGGAGGAGGTGGCGCAAGGCCGGCTGGTCCTGCCGTTCGACCGGCCCATGTGCAGCGACAAGGCCTATTACGTCGTCTATCCCGAGGCGAAGGCTGGGGGTGGAGCCGTCACCGCCTTCGCCCGCTGGATCGTTGCCGCGGCGCACGCGGCGCCCCAGCCCCCATCTGCCTGA
- a CDS encoding general stress protein, whose amino-acid sequence MGDARKGGSKRGFAAMDAEKQRAIARKGGESVPAEKRSFSQNRELASSAGRKGGQSVADEDRSFSRDRSLASQAGQKGGQASHSGNNPQRS is encoded by the coding sequence ATGGGAGACGCACGCAAGGGAGGTTCCAAGCGCGGCTTTGCGGCCATGGATGCCGAAAAGCAGAGGGCCATCGCGCGCAAGGGCGGCGAGAGCGTTCCGGCCGAAAAGCGCAGTTTTTCTCAGAACCGCGAGCTGGCGTCCTCTGCCGGTCGCAAGGGGGGACAGAGCGTGGCGGACGAGGACCGCAGTTTCTCGCGCGACCGCTCGCTTGCATCGCAGGCCGGCCAGAAAGGCGGCCAGGCGTCCCACTCCGGAAACAATCCGCAGCGCTCCTGA
- a CDS encoding sigma-70 family RNA polymerase sigma factor, protein MDLPQKTDGTEAAELRTQVLEFLPALRAFARSLTRNRTEADDLVQETLLKALSNIDKFDPGTNLRAWLFTILRNTYYTEIRKRRRENDGMSTLAQQDTNMGPAQEWAVTLKTLKSALEELPSDQREALILVGAAGLSYEEAAEVCGCALGTIKSRVNRARAKLLVLMGADATADVVETDALALSAARS, encoded by the coding sequence ATGGATTTGCCTCAGAAGACCGACGGGACGGAAGCGGCCGAGCTGCGCACGCAGGTGCTCGAATTCCTGCCGGCCCTGCGCGCCTTCGCCCGCTCGCTGACACGGAACCGCACCGAGGCTGACGACCTCGTGCAGGAGACGCTGCTGAAGGCCTTGTCGAACATCGACAAGTTCGACCCCGGCACCAACCTCCGGGCGTGGCTCTTCACCATCCTGCGCAACACCTATTACACCGAGATCCGCAAGCGCCGCCGCGAGAACGACGGCATGTCGACGCTTGCCCAGCAGGACACCAACATGGGTCCGGCGCAGGAATGGGCGGTCACGCTCAAGACCCTGAAGTCGGCCCTGGAGGAACTGCCGAGCGACCAGCGCGAAGCGCTCATCCTCGTCGGGGCCGCCGGCCTGTCCTATGAGGAAGCCGCCGAAGTCTGCGGCTGCGCCCTCGGCACCATCAAGAGCCGCGTCAACCGCGCCCGCGCCAAGCTTCTGGTGCTCATGGGCGCTGACGCCACCGCCGACGTGGTGGAAACCGACGCCCTGGCCCTCTCCGCCGCACGCAGCTGA
- a CDS encoding DUF1328 domain-containing protein, translated as MLSWALTFLVVAIIAAVLGFTAVAGTAIEIAKIIFYVAIVLFLISAVMGFLRRGSSRTL; from the coding sequence ATGCTGAGCTGGGCTCTGACGTTCCTCGTCGTCGCCATCATCGCCGCCGTCCTCGGCTTCACCGCCGTCGCCGGCACCGCCATCGAGATCGCCAAGATCATCTTCTACGTGGCGATCGTGCTGTTCCTCATCTCTGCGGTGATGGGCTTCCTGCGCCGCGGCAGCAGCCGCACACTTTAA
- a CDS encoding transglutaminase family protein: MRRLTVEHKTLYRYAEPVSFGTHRLMLRPRDSHGLRLLDARMTLSPPAEVKYVYDVFGNSIGLADFQEPGAELRIESTLELEIYPVPALQDLIAREAASYPFVYSSDDRLDIALPAARHYPDDGAVEAFARSFLPESGTRDTLDLLMAINGAIKERFAYQARYEEGTQAPADTLRLGSGTCRDFALLFMETVRELGFAARFVTGYLYTPQLDPLAGDAFQGAGATHAWAEVYLPGAGWIDFDPTNALVGTDHLVRVAVVRDPRQAIPISGSFSGTEGAFLGLEVDVRAACHSTDTEPAEAEAAAATDPLPAPSNDAAPEAPRPAA, encoded by the coding sequence ATGCGCCGTCTCACGGTCGAGCACAAGACTCTTTACCGCTATGCGGAGCCGGTCAGCTTCGGCACGCATCGCCTGATGCTGCGCCCGCGCGACAGCCACGGCCTGCGCCTCCTCGATGCCCGGATGACCCTCTCGCCCCCCGCGGAAGTGAAGTATGTCTATGACGTCTTCGGCAATTCCATCGGCCTCGCCGATTTCCAGGAGCCGGGCGCGGAGCTGCGCATCGAGAGCACGCTGGAACTCGAAATCTATCCGGTGCCGGCGCTTCAGGATCTGATCGCCCGCGAGGCGGCGTCCTATCCCTTCGTCTATTCCAGCGACGACCGGCTCGATATCGCCTTGCCGGCGGCGCGTCATTATCCCGACGATGGGGCAGTGGAAGCGTTCGCCCGATCCTTCCTGCCCGAGAGCGGCACCCGCGACACGCTGGACCTCCTGATGGCCATCAACGGCGCCATCAAGGAGCGCTTTGCCTATCAGGCCCGCTATGAAGAAGGCACGCAGGCTCCCGCCGACACCCTGCGGCTCGGCAGCGGCACGTGCCGCGACTTCGCGCTGCTGTTCATGGAGACGGTGCGGGAGCTGGGCTTCGCCGCGCGCTTCGTCACCGGCTATCTCTATACGCCGCAACTGGATCCGCTGGCGGGCGATGCCTTCCAGGGGGCGGGCGCGACCCACGCCTGGGCGGAGGTCTATCTGCCGGGCGCGGGCTGGATCGACTTCGATCCTACCAATGCGCTGGTCGGCACGGACCATCTGGTGCGGGTCGCCGTGGTGCGCGATCCGCGCCAGGCCATTCCGATCAGCGGCAGCTTCAGCGGCACGGAGGGCGCGTTCCTCGGCCTGGAGGTGGACGTGCGCGCGGCCTGCCACAGTACCGATACCGAGCCTGCGGAGGCCGAAGCCGCAGCCGCCACCGATCCTTTGCCGGCCCCGTCCAACGACGCGGCACCGGAGGCTCCTCGCCCGGCAGCCTGA
- a CDS encoding malate dehydrogenase, which translates to MTKPAVRVAVTGAAGQICYSLLFRIANGDVYGKDQPVILQLLDLPQAQNAVKGVVMELEDCAFPLLAGVVITDDPKVAFKDVDAAFLVGARPRSKGMERADLLLANAEIFKVQGAALNEVAKRDVKVLVVGNPANTNAYITAKSAPDLPAGNITAMLRLDHNRALSQFAAKIGANSADIEKLVVWGNHSPTMFADYRFATVKGQPLPKLVNDEDWYRGTLIPTVGKRGAAIIEARGLSSAASAANAAVDHMRDWIHGTNGGWVSMGIASDGSYGIPEGIVFGFPAVCANGSYEVVKGLEIDAYAQSMLDITLKELLEERAGVAAIVG; encoded by the coding sequence ATGACGAAGCCCGCCGTCCGCGTTGCCGTCACCGGCGCCGCCGGTCAAATCTGCTACTCGCTGCTGTTCCGCATCGCCAATGGCGACGTGTACGGCAAGGATCAGCCGGTGATCCTCCAGCTGCTCGACCTGCCCCAGGCGCAGAACGCCGTGAAGGGCGTCGTCATGGAGCTCGAGGATTGCGCCTTCCCGCTGCTCGCGGGCGTGGTCATCACCGACGATCCGAAGGTGGCCTTCAAGGACGTGGACGCGGCCTTCCTCGTGGGCGCCCGCCCGCGCTCGAAGGGCATGGAGCGCGCCGATCTGCTGCTCGCCAATGCCGAGATCTTCAAGGTCCAGGGCGCGGCGCTGAACGAAGTCGCCAAGCGCGACGTGAAGGTGCTGGTGGTCGGCAACCCGGCCAACACCAATGCCTACATCACCGCCAAGTCCGCTCCGGACCTGCCGGCCGGCAACATCACCGCCATGCTGCGCCTCGACCACAACCGCGCGCTCTCGCAGTTCGCGGCCAAGATCGGCGCCAACAGCGCCGACATCGAGAAGCTGGTGGTGTGGGGCAATCACTCCCCGACCATGTTCGCCGACTACCGCTTCGCCACCGTGAAGGGCCAGCCCCTGCCGAAGCTCGTCAATGACGAGGACTGGTATCGCGGCACGCTGATCCCCACCGTCGGCAAGCGCGGCGCGGCCATCATCGAGGCCCGCGGCCTGTCGTCGGCGGCCTCCGCCGCCAACGCCGCCGTCGACCACATGCGCGACTGGATCCACGGCACCAACGGCGGCTGGGTCTCCATGGGCATCGCCTCGGACGGCTCCTATGGCATTCCGGAAGGCATCGTGTTCGGCTTCCCGGCGGTGTGCGCCAACGGCTCCTATGAAGTGGTGAAGGGCCTCGAGATCGACGCCTACGCGCAGTCGATGCTCGACATCACCCTCAAGGAACTGCTCGAGGAGCGCGCCGGCGTCGCCGCCATCGTCGGCTGA
- a CDS encoding amidase: MTAPTLASLAADLAAGRTTSRALVEACLARISDPAGEGTRAFISVAGEQARAAADGQDALRRAGAAPSPFAGIPVAIKDLFDVAGEVTTSGSKVLASNTPATADATAVARLRNAGFVVIGRSNMVEFAYSGLGLNPHYGTPKSPWKRDEGRVPGGSTSGGAVAVADGFAHLALGTDTGGSCRIPAAFCGITGYKPTASRVPQEGCLPLSQSLDSIGPLGRSVACCAAADAILAGAPVTALEPADLSGLRFLVPATVALDALDPEVASAFEAAVARISKAGARIVTAPVPEFAEIAGINAKGGFTAAESYAWHRALLAEKEAEYDPRVSVRIKRGREQEAADYIDILAARRSLIARANARIAPFDALLMPTVAILPPKIADLASDDAAYAKANILSLRNCTLVNMIDGCAISLPIPAPGDAPVGLMVAAAGGMDARLFAVAAGIEAQFGG; this comes from the coding sequence ATGACCGCTCCGACCCTTGCCAGCCTTGCCGCCGATCTTGCCGCCGGCCGCACCACCTCCCGCGCGCTCGTGGAGGCCTGCCTCGCGCGCATCTCGGATCCGGCGGGTGAGGGGACGCGCGCCTTCATCTCGGTTGCGGGCGAGCAGGCGCGGGCGGCGGCTGACGGGCAGGATGCCTTGCGCCGCGCGGGCGCTGCGCCCTCGCCCTTCGCGGGCATTCCGGTCGCCATCAAGGATCTGTTCGACGTGGCCGGTGAGGTCACCACCTCCGGCTCGAAGGTGCTCGCCTCCAATACACCGGCCACTGCGGATGCGACGGCTGTTGCGCGTTTGCGCAACGCTGGTTTCGTGGTGATCGGCCGCTCGAACATGGTGGAGTTCGCCTATTCGGGGCTCGGCCTCAATCCGCATTACGGCACGCCGAAGAGCCCCTGGAAGCGGGACGAGGGCCGGGTGCCCGGCGGCTCCACCTCCGGCGGCGCGGTCGCGGTCGCCGACGGCTTCGCGCATCTGGCGCTCGGCACGGACACGGGCGGCTCCTGCCGCATTCCGGCGGCCTTCTGCGGCATCACCGGCTACAAGCCCACCGCCAGCCGCGTGCCGCAGGAGGGCTGCCTGCCGCTCTCCCAGAGCCTCGATTCCATCGGACCGCTCGGCCGCTCGGTGGCCTGCTGCGCGGCGGCCGACGCCATCCTGGCCGGCGCGCCGGTCACCGCTCTGGAACCTGCGGACCTGTCTGGCCTGCGTTTCCTCGTGCCCGCCACCGTGGCGCTCGATGCCCTCGATCCGGAAGTCGCGAGCGCCTTCGAGGCGGCGGTGGCCCGCATCTCCAAGGCCGGTGCCCGCATCGTCACGGCGCCGGTGCCGGAGTTCGCCGAGATCGCCGGCATCAATGCCAAGGGCGGCTTCACGGCGGCGGAGAGCTATGCCTGGCACCGCGCTTTGCTGGCGGAAAAGGAGGCGGAGTATGATCCGCGCGTGTCCGTGCGCATCAAGCGCGGCCGCGAGCAGGAGGCGGCGGACTATATCGACATCCTCGCCGCCCGCCGCTCCCTCATCGCCCGCGCCAATGCGCGGATCGCGCCGTTCGATGCGTTGCTGATGCCGACCGTCGCCATTCTGCCGCCGAAGATCGCCGATCTGGCGAGCGACGATGCCGCCTATGCCAAGGCCAATATCCTTTCGCTGCGCAACTGCACGCTGGTGAACATGATCGACGGCTGCGCCATTTCCCTGCCGATCCCGGCACCGGGGGATGCTCCCGTCGGTTTGATGGTGGCGGCGGCAGGCGGCATGGATGCTCGCCTGTTCGCCGTCGCGGCTGGAATTGAGGCCCAGTTTGGAGGCTGA
- a CDS encoding cupin domain-containing protein gives MAINKAHDEFYTLDLTSGWEVPPGYPAGIQQKIISGALDETNKRGSRTRLLRFDPGVFTTAPFVHEYWEEVFLVTGDLTVGNDEKGEGGESFPPFTYACRPPGAFHGPFKSEKGCILMEIHYFDPA, from the coding sequence ATGGCCATCAACAAAGCCCATGACGAGTTCTACACGCTGGACCTGACCAGCGGCTGGGAAGTGCCGCCCGGTTATCCGGCCGGCATCCAGCAGAAGATCATTTCCGGTGCGCTGGACGAGACCAACAAGCGCGGCTCGCGTACGCGCCTGCTGCGCTTCGATCCCGGCGTCTTCACCACCGCGCCTTTCGTGCACGAATATTGGGAAGAGGTGTTCCTCGTCACCGGCGACCTCACCGTTGGCAATGACGAGAAGGGCGAAGGCGGCGAGTCGTTCCCGCCCTTCACCTATGCCTGCCGCCCGCCGGGCGCCTTCCATGGCCCCTTCAAGTCCGAGAAGGGCTGCATCCTCATGGAGATCCATTACTTCGATCCTGCGTGA
- a CDS encoding 4-hydroxyphenylacetate 3-hydroxylase family protein, with the protein MIKTGQQHIESLRDGRQIFLDGALVGDATSHPAYRGAVASVGRMFDFQSAPENRELMTFETDTGTRANKIWQLPKSYEELKARRAGLVAWTELHAGFLGRAPDHVASCIAGMAMGLEVFEAYDPARAKALADYYRYARDNDLYLTYVIINPQADRSKSAAQQQDPFLSAGIVDRDAEGITVRGAKMLATGGIMANEVFVTCIQPLQPGDEKYALSFAIPMNTKGLKILSRKSYEAANPSVFDNPLSSRFDENDAVLYFDDVKVPWDRVFIVDSIEMVAKQFHATPAHVYQNYQAQIRLAVKLKFLLGVARRITEVNGTTNFPQVRETLGQLSAEAAMIEAFVTAMEAKGVQRGPYFVPDRHTLYAAQTLSQQLYGKVLNTLRELAGGGMIMLPSSVQDFANPELANLIGKTQQSPAADAEEKVKFYKLAWDAVGSEFASRHAQYEMFYAGAGFVVKGHAFRTYDWDGAKALLDRMLGSYALADEVAPPAARAAE; encoded by the coding sequence ATGATCAAGACCGGCCAACAGCATATCGAGAGCCTGCGGGACGGGCGCCAGATCTTCCTGGATGGCGCTCTGGTGGGCGATGCCACCAGCCATCCGGCCTATCGGGGGGCCGTTGCCTCCGTGGGCCGGATGTTCGACTTCCAGAGCGCGCCCGAGAACCGCGAACTCATGACGTTCGAGACGGATACGGGCACGCGGGCCAACAAGATCTGGCAGTTGCCGAAATCTTATGAGGAACTGAAGGCCCGCCGTGCCGGTCTCGTGGCCTGGACCGAGCTGCATGCCGGCTTCCTCGGCCGCGCGCCGGACCACGTGGCCTCCTGCATCGCCGGCATGGCCATGGGCCTCGAGGTGTTCGAGGCCTATGACCCGGCCCGTGCCAAGGCGCTCGCGGATTATTACCGCTACGCCCGCGACAACGACCTCTATCTCACCTACGTCATCATCAATCCGCAGGCGGACCGCTCCAAGAGCGCGGCGCAGCAGCAGGACCCGTTCCTGTCCGCCGGCATCGTGGACCGGGACGCGGAAGGCATCACGGTGCGCGGGGCCAAGATGCTGGCGACCGGCGGCATCATGGCCAACGAGGTGTTCGTCACCTGCATCCAGCCGCTCCAGCCGGGCGACGAGAAGTATGCGCTCTCGTTTGCCATCCCGATGAACACGAAAGGTCTCAAGATCCTCTCGCGCAAGTCGTACGAGGCCGCGAACCCCAGCGTCTTCGACAATCCTTTGTCGAGCCGCTTCGACGAGAACGATGCGGTGCTCTATTTCGACGATGTGAAGGTGCCGTGGGACCGGGTCTTCATCGTCGACAGCATCGAGATGGTGGCCAAGCAGTTCCACGCGACGCCGGCTCACGTCTATCAGAACTACCAGGCGCAGATCCGTCTGGCGGTGAAGCTCAAGTTCCTGCTCGGTGTCGCCCGCCGCATCACCGAGGTGAACGGCACGACCAACTTTCCGCAGGTGCGCGAGACGCTCGGCCAGCTCTCCGCCGAGGCGGCGATGATCGAGGCATTCGTCACCGCCATGGAGGCCAAGGGCGTGCAGCGCGGGCCCTATTTCGTGCCCGACCGCCACACCCTCTATGCGGCGCAGACGCTGAGCCAGCAGCTCTATGGCAAGGTGCTGAACACCCTGCGGGAACTGGCCGGCGGCGGCATGATCATGCTGCCGTCCTCCGTGCAGGATTTCGCCAATCCGGAACTCGCCAACCTCATCGGCAAGACCCAGCAGTCGCCGGCCGCCGACGCCGAGGAGAAGGTGAAGTTCTACAAGCTCGCGTGGGACGCCGTGGGCTCCGAGTTCGCCTCGCGCCATGCCCAGTACGAGATGTTCTATGCCGGCGCCGGCTTCGTGGTGAAGGGCCACGCCTTCCGCACCTATGACTGGGACGGGGCCAAGGCGCTGCTCGACCGCATGCTCGGTTCCTATGCCCTCGCCGACGAGGTCGCTCCGCCCGCGGCGCGCGCCGCCGAATGA